Genomic window (Gadus macrocephalus chromosome 13, ASM3116895v1):
ggcggggACAGAGCGGGTGCTGCGGATTTAGGTTTGGGAGGAGGCGCCGGGGTTGGAGCCTGGGAAGGAGCAGGTGAAGCTGGTTTGGGTGGAGGAGCCGGAGCAGCATAAACAGGTTTTATTATTGATACTGGTGCCTTCTTTTTCGGAGGATCAGGTGGAGGAAAGTCCGGAGGTAAATCCATAATGTCATTGAAATTAAAGTTGGAAAACTCTGGTGGCGGAGGGAGCAATGTCATGGGTGTTTCTGGCGGATTGGCCTCACTCTTTCTGTAGTCGAGTGACGGGCTGGCTTGCTTGACCTCTTGCTTCTCAGAGGCTAGTCTGCCCAACGACGGGGATGTCCCCGCTGTTGACGACCCACCGAAAGCTGGAGTGCTGGGTGCAGCTGGACTCCGGGCCGATGGAGGGGCGAGGTGGAGCGGTTGGGTTTGTGCTGTTGACATGGGCCCTGCAGCACTGTAAGTTGACCGTGAGTCCTCTTCTAGTCCATTCTCATGGGTCGTTGTGGAAATTGAGTTTGACCTTGGTGTGACAACAAAGGAGTTTGGAGAAGAGTGTCTGTGCTTAAAACTAGTCTTGGGTGATCTGTGTTTCTCCCTTTCCTTTGCTGCTTGCAACAGGGCGAAGGGAGAAGTTGAGGACCCACTTGTTTCAGGTCCCTTTAAGTTCCGCAGTTTGCGATCTATTAGGGGGCTGTAATTGCCCTTGTGACTGACTTTGAAGAGATCTTGAGTTGAAAGTTCTTTACTCGACTTTGTTGATACTGGAGGAAGAGATGGGGCAAGGTCCTTTTCCTGTAGGCTTGAAATAACAGGTTTAGCCTCAGGCTTAGGTTGCGACTGTGCCGTCTTTGCTGTGATGTTAGCTTGAGGGTTCATCTTGGGTTCTCTGTCCAGCTGGGTTTCAGCAGGGCCAGCACCACGGCTTGGTGTGGATGGGGGAGTAGGTGAGGCTTTTCCATCTACCTGGACAGCATCGGGACTAGAGGGTTGTAAGAGCAAGATCGGCTTTGGTCTTGGGTCAAAGTCCCCCTGCCCACTGACAATGGAGGTTTTGGGAGCATTGTAAAGTTTAGCATTATTCTGGGGATTGAAACTGGAGGGGGTGTTCATCTGGTGGGAGGCAGCAGGAGGGTATGGCTCGACGAACGCGTCGGCCCCAGCGATCGAGGACAACCGAGTGGGCTTTGGGGGCGGTGCCTTCCCTGGTTTCTTTGGCTTTTCAGAagggggtttgggtggtgcaaaTCTTGGGCAATCGGGGAGCTCTGGAACCACgcctggtggtggtgtggaaATCGGGGTGGAGGCACTGGAGTAAGTTGACGGAGGCTTCGGAGGAGTCATGGGGGGGGGTCTTAGCAAGGTGAGGTCCTGCAATGCTGGTGGCTCTGAAGGAGGTTTTGGAGGAGTCATAGGTGGGGGTCTTAGCAAGGTGAGGTCCTGCAATGCTGGTGGCTCTGAAGGAGGTTTTGGAAGAGTCATAGGTGGGGGTCTTAGCAAGGTGAGGTCCTGCAATGCTGGTGGCTCTGAAGGAGGTTTTGGAAGAGTCATAGGTGGGGGTCTTAGCAAGGTGAGATCCTGCAATGCTGGTGGCTCTGAAGGGGGTTTTGGAGGAGGCATACTAGGCCGCTGAATCATTGCCCTGTTAGGGCTGTCTAGTTCCCCCATGAAATCAGGTGGAGGGAGGATAaactgtgtgggtgggggtgggggcgccACAGAAGGCGGAGGGGGAACGAAAATGTTCCCCTCAATAGGATCGTTCAAAGATGTAGCCGATCCAATGGACAGTCGATCCCCTTCTGCAAAACAAGACAGAAAACATTGTAGTTGTATAGCCTAGGACTATAAGCACTGCATGCAATAAGCTTGTCGAAAAACAAACATGAaggcatttttattttaaatgcaaACTTTTATGCACATTTTAACGTCAACATTAAATAGAGGGGTTAATTATGAGCATTCAAACAATGTCTTTATTGCAAAGACGTAAATTATGGAAACTGTTAGCATGCAGCGATCACAAAGATGGGTGCATGACAtcctattattatattattttaataacatgCATTCACTCCACTACTTTGTTAATCCATTTGCGGGCCAGCTTGGACACAATTGAAACATAAAGTAAATTGGGAAAGAGTCTGAGGAAACTTTTTTCTGCACTATATTTCAACTCTATATGGACGCAATCTCTGTGACGGTGCTGAAGTGGGATTGGTCAACcaggttaaccctcacccttaAGTCCGTTGAACGTAGAGAAGATAGGGACCGTCGGGGTCGGAACCGCAACCCCATAAACACTTTCAGACGAGGACTGTTGGGGAAAAAAGAATGGACAATTAGCCTCCGGGATATATCTAACAGtttaaacaaacacaggagAAGTCAGCCAGAAGTGGTTCTGCTCTACCGGCTGCTAGAACGTATTGTGAACAAACCAGTTCTTAGTGACAAGCCTTTGTGACGAGCCAAGACTGATACCAAACATTCTTGGAAATAGTTCAGCATTTCTCTTGGAGACGTATAAGATTGCATCAGTTGTTGAATCCTTCAACCCGCTGTCTGTCATCCGATTGGATGTATCAGCTTCTTACACGGATTTTAGTTATGCAAAAGTTATATCACTTATCGCTTATTACTTTTTCCTTGTGACGAGACGCAAGTTCATCCTTACAAAAAGATGTAACGCTGTTATTACAAAGCTATAGCCTCTCATTTTGCAGTTGATGTAATTGTAATAGCATAACTTTTAATCATCAGTCTTAGTCACACCTTTTTGAACAaggaaagggaggggaggaaacaCCTTGTATTCGCGTCACAGGGAGTGTTGAACGCACGTTCAAGTAATAAAATGATATGCTGTCATTTAAGAgacatctgcgtgtgtgtgtgtgtgtgtgtgtgtgtgtgtgtgtgtgtgtgtgtgtgtgtgtgtgtgtgtgtgtgtgtgtgtgtgtgtgtgtagaagggAGAATCAGAAGGACAATTAATAAGAGTAGGAGTTTGTGTTCTAGTCACCACTATAAATAATCACAGACATTGTTGACTCAATAGAGGTACAACAGAATAAACATGCTATAAGTCCTTCTGAAGGGCAGTTTAAACAGAATATTCAAGCTAGCTTCCTCTCACAATTAGAGATTTGACGCGATAATCTGGAAATGACAACGACGTGTCATCGATCACTAAAGATCATGATAGTAGGCAGTTTCACATGTCCTTACTAAGGTTGTTGCTTATGTAATAATGTCATCAAAACAGAAACAGTGAATCAGTTACATCAATTATTGGATAAGAACATATTTTTTCCAAGTAAACAATGACAATCAGTACTAAATGCAGTACATTTGTCCTGCATTAGACTGAAAGTGGTTAAGAGATAAACTATCTATCTGTAGTCTTTTAATAATGGGAACAGAATCACAACAAACTCAAACAACATTGATGACTCAATACCGGATTTGAGTCATTTTGCACAACGAGCGTTGCCTTTGTTTTGATTGGCAGAGACTGGAAGTTGTTGAAAGCCGGCTttcaaaaatggaaaaaaaactgGGGAAGGGTAGAGTGTTCAATTCATAAATCATTCATTTATTGTTCACCGGATTTGTTCTCCCTATCAGTGCAAATCTAAGAACGATTCTGGTTGCTTAGTTGCCCTGTCGATTAGCATATATAATTCAAACAGACCCAACCCCTCATCAGGTCGTCCACGATGGTGTGAACCCCGTTATCATAGctcaataataatacaattcctGTCTAATACAGACGGTACGGCAGTTTGCACTGATTTGCAGGCAGCACAACAGAAACTGCGGCGGCTGCATACTTTTTCATTTGCGAAAAAACCAAAAGGTTTCAAGTAAATCCCATTCACTCGAAGATGACAAGTGTGAAGTGCTAATCCATATCTGCCACGCCTCAGACGGAATTGCTGTCAATCATACGATGCGACGGTCCTAGCGACGGAATGCGCGTTTCACAAGGGAGCGGAGGGGCGTGtcgtcacacacacgccataTCAAACCCAGTTTGATTTCTTTTATGGATTTTTCGACGTTGACTCAGGCCTGGCCATGGTTGCTTGGAGCCCTGCGTTGTTCTGGGGTGTGGCGGGCACGACGCATGCCACAAAGGCAGCACACAGAGTACTCTCCGCATGCGGGGTGTGTGCCACGACAACACAGAAGGAGGGAACGGCCAGAGGTTTACAGCCCAATGGCCGAAACCATTTAAATGAGTCGGCGTGGTAACAGTGATTCATGGTCGAGTACACCTCGAGTCCCGTGGAGAAATCGAAGTCATGTGTCACGACGATCATTTAGAAAGAGAATTTAGAGAGAGAATGCCCTATTGGCTTTTGCATGGTAAAGGGAAAGGTTAACATGAGGGTTTGGGTTAAGTGTTGAAGGAAGTAGAAGGCCTATCTTAGAAACAAAATTATGAGGCTCCCTATTTGTAGTTCTGTTGAAAACACCAAGACACACAGGTTCATGTATTGGGCAGCGTTTTTCACACGCAATCAAAATGTTGATGTCAGAAGATTAGAATGTGGCCGTAATAGTCCTTCCAGAAACCCGTCCTAATCATTGATTCATAGGTAGATAATGTTGGTACACTAGTACAATGGAATGCAGTCACCTGTTAGTGTTACTTCTCAGCTATAACCCAGACTTGAAGCAACAGGGCCGTTTATTAAAGAGTTGTGAATGTTTAACATGAGGCAACAAAGCTGTTTGCTTAAGTTAGCTTACGGTGTGGTGTTTGACAGTGGGTCGGGGGCGTACTTTGGCCGTGCCCGTGTCGGGGATGGCCGACGAATCCGACATCAGATCCATGTTCTGTGAAAGGCCGTTCTCTGAAAGGACAAACAGAAccattcactttattttgtttgctCAATGAGCTGGAAATCGGGGTAAGATTACAGTTTAGAATAAGATTTGAGATTGGGTTTAATGACAGAAACAGGAAAGACAAATTGTGAGAATCAGTTGGCTTTACTTTCAAAGCTAAGTTTCATTAGCTTAGCTGGGGGTTACCAGAGACTTCAATTGGTTTCCTCGCATGCACGCCAGTAACAACGTCCTGTCAAACTGTCTATTGTTCCTTACTCAAGTACTACTATAGTCCTCCAAAGGTAGTTTTCCAGTTGACGACAAAGTGATTAAAGTGAGATTAGTGTGATCGGCTTTCATTTAATGACCCATTCAATTTGTTAAcctttgtatcagttctcacccaGCTTTAGCATCTTTACATTACCATGAGTACAATTAAACAGCTTCTGGAAGTAACCAATTACAGAAAGAGGCTGTGTCAGCCTGAGGTCATTTAAAGACTTTTGACCCCAAATACTCAGCACCCTCTGTGTTCAACACCTGTTCATCATGGGGTCGTTGTGGTTCCTTAGAGAAAGTGTCTCAAGCAATTACACTCTTGTTTGTCACGTTGCAATGTCAAGCCTGCTGCTTTTGAGTAACTGTTGAGAGACAGGTCACGTCTGAGTATTTACATGCTTCTTTGATACTATAATAATCGGTTTTGTGCTAGATAATAAAGAAATCAGGGCACTTATGTTAAAAGATCTATGTTATCATGTCATGTTTGGTGAGCATAGCCTACATAACAGGCCTACATTCATATGTTGTTGAATTGCCTATTCAACAGACAAATGGAAAAATACAGAGAAGTCAGTTAAGTTGTTACATTATAAAAGTCATATTTGGTGAGTGCTCCATGTCGATCTTTGGTCAAGATCATTTCTAATGTAAACATAACATTGAACATAAAATCATTTCCACATGACTGGCCTAATGTAAGCCTATCTAGTCACAAAACAATCTCCATCCTACTCTTGTCAGAGCCAACAAACTGCCGGTTCTTGCTCCATTCACCAGTCTTTATACTCCAGTTAAAGGGTGGATCTAGACCAGGAAACAAATCACTCTAAAATAGGGAATGGCTGTCATATACATAAATTTAAATACAGCCCGCCTGTCTGCTTTGGATAGCAAATATTTCTGACTGTGAAGTCGTATATATATGAAATTCTAGTTCTAATCAACTCACCTTCAAAATAGTGTCACGGagcattaaaaaaatgaaatggacCGTGGGACCGACTAAACCCTAACCGGCTCATGTTACCTGTAACATTCTGGACAACTCGTTACTCACTTTGTTGATTGCTACTTGTCATTTAGAGAAGCAACCCTCAGAGAGATGAGAAGCATGCTAGACATGTCACCGCTTTATGGATGTAGTTGAGGTTGTTCCAGACGGGTTTTTAAGGCTTTTAAAGGCTCAGGGTTCGTGTAGATAAGCGATACCTTACGGCGCGGTTTATGTTAACTTCAAAAGCGCTCAAGGGTTCAGATTAAAAATTGTGGATTCAGCCCTAACATGTCTATAACCGTCCATCTGTGAAAGTGTAAAAGGTTAGTGTACTCACCCATCGTCTGGATCTTAACAGGGTTGTTGGTGTCGAAAAGGGATTGCTTCTTTCGACCcaaaaaatgcaacgttccctTCTTCATGATTATTAAAGTAAAGGTCTTACGTTAAATATGAATTGTTTATGAATATGAAAAAATACGTGCAGGCCTACCTAACGCATTTTTTTGTTAAATCGTGTTCCCTTGCTTGGAAGAATAAACCATGAGCTCCACGGAGTTGTAGACGACAGGTGCACAGGCGGACAGGCTGAACTCGACTCCAGTGATTTGATGAAAACTTTTAGAGAAAATGGAGTTGATCCCGCCTCCGGGTCTGTCAGCGTCAGCCCTCTCGTTACGTGAGCAGGTGAGGCCCCGCTGTCTGGCAGGCGCACGCCTTTTATAAGGGGCCAATTAAGGTAACAAGAACACCTGTAGATCAGACATGTTAAGGAATAGGCTGTACTGTTTGAAACGATTGTGTTTTAAGTAGATAGGCGAGGGGCTTAAAAGCGCTGGTAGCACTTTAGAATGAATAGTGAATAGCCTACATAATTCTAAAGCATTGTTCCGACGTGGATCATGAGTAAACAATTAATAAACAACTATCAATATGATAATAAGATGGCTTAATGgtttttaaaataattaatgtaaCGTAAGTTAATGATTTACAAACTATTTACATTAGACCTAAATAATTGTTTATAAACATTGAATAACGCTGGAATACATTCAAGATGCTTACTGATGGGTATTAATGGAGGTACAATGCTTTACAAATGATGAATTCACTGGGAATTCATTGTTATTAATGCCTCAATGTTATTCTAAAATGCTACCAGAGGCCCAAGTTATCAAGTAGCATATAtatcccaaaaaaaataatagtaatTAAGAATTACACTGTTACAAGTTTTGAACATCAACAGAAGTAATTACTAGTGTGTATTCCTAATCAGTGTGTATGTAGGTATGTTAAACATGTGTGTCTTATTACCAGCAGCCTCATCCCATGTTGTTAGGATTGTTAAAAACCGCTATTCTCTCTGTGGTCCAAATTAAGGTTTTTGTCTGATCATAGATTTCTGTTATGACCGTCCTGTTGACAGCCAGCACACTGCAAAGACGCAGTCGAGGAGCCTCATCTCAAGAGGATCAAAAATCCTCTAAGCTCTTAGTGGGCCGACCCATAAGACCCCACGACAACAACCACCCAGCTCTGCCTGGGTCTAATGTGACCTCTGCTCAGTCCAGCCAACCTCAGCCAAAGAGTGCCTTGTTACAGGAGACAAACACCATACAAATAGAAGctgtttattacaattattagaatAATAACAACCATAATAATacataatgataataatcataatgttaataacaacaatgataataacaataataatgtatattatttaGAGCTGTccgttaaacgcgttattaacggcgttaacgcaaagcaattttaacggcgttaaaaaaattatcgcgcgattaacgtaattgttttatttaaaaaaataaaaaattctttggctcaaaacaaagaagcagtagcctgactgctatgttcaaatgacatttgttcaaagcagtcgtttaattgcactataggctctttttttgtatcgtcctgttttgatcagtatatgccaatgttgttatcaataaaaaatcatttgcacaaggcaagccgatgcacttcaccatgttgataagagaattaaaatgagaagaattatgtgacaaaaaaatcaagggatatttcgcatagaaaaataatttgcgattaatcgtgagttaactatgacattaatgcgattaatcacgattaaatattttaatcgcttgacagctctatcaCAATTCTTTGTTATTTGTCTTCACATATGAATTGAGTGGTATCATAGTAGTCGATACTAAATTGTACACATCCTGGTTGGTAAGCTTGATGCAGTGAATGAATTGGTTACCATGGATATGAAACTATCTTCGAGGGCTTAACATTGAAGGAGTGAACTTGAACCTTCCTCTAGCTTGATGTTATGTAATGCCCGAGGACGGCAATGAACAAGGgttgcttttattttttccctctAGGGTTTGTTTCGGTGAGGCAGGTGAAGTGATGTGATgttctcctccgcctccacctccaactGGTTGGAGACTAACTGGACTGGTCGGGCCTGTTCCACTGTGTGGGAATCCACCATGCCCTGTTAATGTCAGGGAAGAAATGCTCAGAATGTCCTGGcaaggccctcccccccccccccccccccctcgcctgtGCTTCACCCGTAGCCGGTTCACAGCAGgcctcactgcctctctctgtagcCTGGCTTCAGGCGTGCACATGCTGCACCAAGCAGGAATAACTGTCTTAGAGCATGTATCAATGTCATTAAATGCTGGAAATGCCTCAAGTACAATTGCTAATGTAAGTAGAAAGAAGTAGTAAGGCATAGATGGTTGTAATTTGGCCTGAGCCCACACAGAAGTCTAATGGTTTATAGCTTACTGAACTTATTCTGAATTGCAGCATTATTCTTCTTCAACAGTGTTATTAACACATTGTGAATAGTTCCGAAGGCATCAACTCACCCTTAATAAACGGTCTTATAAACCATTATCTCAGTATGTTGTAAATATTATTTGCTGGTTATGAATTGCTTACTATTCATGTATTCATGCAGGGTATAATGCTTTGCAATTGATGAATTCACTGTAAATTCCTTAAATGTTGTGAGGGGAGTCCTCGTCTAAGAGTTGATACTACGCACAACTAGGGGAAAAGGCCGACTCGTGTTTGTGGTGCCACATGAAAGCAGTGGATGTTTTCCTAGATTTGATCTCGTCTCGTCACCCTGTTTGTAGTCGAAACACTCTCTGAGCACAGAGATAGAGATCACACCTTAGGTAGAAAGTTCATTCGCACATGAGGGACCTAACACTTCCCCCGAGCTGTTTCTGCCAGATTGTTCTGAGTCACCTTATTGTTCGACCAAATAGAAATCCGATCTGTTAATTTGCTTTAATTCAGGGACTCTAGTATGAAAGTTCTAAAGGTGAACATTGAAATTCAACAAGGAAGCCCAGAGAACACTGCTATGACATCATAAAGGCCCCTGTCTTGTTCAGGTCAAGACTCTGATTCCAAAGGCTATTAAAGAACTGTCCACACACACGATATAGTTCACAGTCAGCTGAACTTTGCCCAGGAACATCGAGAGGGACTGCTGAAGAGTACAGGGGATTTCCACAAGCACATTGCGGTCACTCACTCCAATGGCTTCCACAGCAGACAGAAAGGCTCAAAGCAGACCTAAGGTAACTCGATGAGTGACGTTCTCAAGGAAAACTAGAAACAGGACCGCAGAGAAGGTTGGAGGATCCAGTCACATTTTTGATGGGGACTTCCCAGCTAAAATCACTTGATCATTACAATCATATTAGTTAAGTGAAACAGATAAAGGATGTGGTTTTCTTACGTTTCAAATCAGTTTGTCCCCTCATCGTCAATGTGAGGATGATGGTTGACCCATACCAATGTTTTCTTCCTCCATATAACCCTTTGAAATTCACCAATGTGTTTCCCGGTCTGTCTTTGCTAACAGATATGGATGAACCCGCTGAAGACCCTGGTTCCCGTCAACGCCAGCCGAATGAAGGTGGTGGACAAACAGATTGATGTCCTGGTTTTCTCTTGGAGGATGGCTCAACTAAAACAAGCTGGGAGGGTTCCCTTGCCCCAAATCAGACCACAGACCACCTCCCCCTCGCTCCCAGTACCACTGCAATGGTCTGATCAGCCTTCCAACTCCCTGCTCCCCTTCTATACAGCGCTGAAACCCACCTTCGGGTGCCGTTTCTCCTGGGATACGGACCATAAGATTCGCTCTTCTGGCATTGATGCTAAAAAGCCGTGAGCTGGCGGAGTAATCAGCGTTGCAAAATAAAAGCGTGCACAATCTCTCATGTTGTTTCAAATGTATTCCCATTCTTACAATCAATTATGCTTTCACGTGTTAATTAATATATAAGATCATTTACGGTGCATCACATAAAATGGCGATCTGTCTTGCTGTGACATCGATTTGGTTGTCACTGTCAGCACATTTGAATAGCATTGTTTAAAGCTGCATTAACAGTGCCACTGTTTGATTTGCATACTGTGAGCATCTTCTACTGTTACTGGTATAGGCTCTGGGGTTGGCGCTCTATAGATACACAATCTCATAGCGCTTGCAGGCTTTAAAGAAGATTACCAATGTCTTACAAACGCTTCCGGtgagctgattggctgaggttGATGCTTGCAGTCCCAAGTCGTCTACGCTGTCTCTTGTTTACCTCCATACTTTTTGGGATTGTCCTGGACGGGACACACAGTGGCCATTTGTACATTTTGTGTTCGGGTTTCCTTTTTTTGGAGGATTGGAGAGTAAACATGGGAAACACCGAAGGGGCAACACTGGAGGACATAACCGCCTGCGAGAGTTACCAGTGGTACAGGAAATTCATGACAGAGTGCCCGTCTGGACTGCTCACCTACTATGAATTCAAGAAGTTCTTTGGCCTGAAGAACCTGTCTGAGTCATCAGATGCCTACGCCAGGTCCATGTTTTCAGCGTTTGACATGAACAATGTAAGCTTGTGCAATTTGTAACCTTTATCGACTCTTTAGGGATTTGGCAGGAGGCTTTTATTTTCATAAAGTGACCCTTTGCTCACCTTTGGAGTGTTTGGTTACACAGcgttggcgggggggggtccACGGCTGAGGGACGCCTCGGGctcaggtagactgtggacagtGGGGTTAGAACCCAGAGGTTGGAGGGTTGGAGACAGGCGCCTTAACCTCTGGATGATCCTGCCAACTTTAGGTACTTTAACTCTAAAGAAACTCCAAACTTTTAAGAAATGGGTTAAAATTGTTCGGGAGATTGTGTTGACTAATCTGCAATCCATGCAAAGATGTGAACTATTGAAAATAGGGGAAGAAGGTAGCCTAGCCATAACAATAACAACTTGCAATGCTTATAACACATTATGTCCAAATGACCATTATCTGAGAAGATAATGGCTTCTCATATCTTATTATAAGGGGGATGTGCGAAAAGAAACCAATTCTTCTAACTGCAAATACGGTTTCACCATTTTAAGTCTCATCATTTTCTCACCATTACATGTCATGTGCTATGTTGTGATCTATGTAGAGGGGACTTAAGCCAATCAGAAGGGGTTTATCCCACTTACTCCTGGCCAACCAACCTAAACATGGAGAGAACTGGAGATGACCTGTGCATTCAGATTATGTAAACATGCAGTTAAAAACCTAGCCATGGTGATATATTTGATATTATTCACAGAGTTCTGGATTATTAAATCCATGCTCATGAATTGTAATCATGTATTATTAGATTCATTTTGATGATTTAACTTGAAACATGCAAAGTTACATGTTTACTTATTGTGTGTGTAGCCTACCTCAACAATACtgatgttgtggttgtgtgtgtgtgtgtgtgtgtgtgtgtgtgtgtgtgtgtgtgtgtgtgtgtgtgtgtgtgtgtgtgtgtgtgtgtgtgtgtgtgtgtgtgtgtgtgtgtgtgtgtgtgtgtgtgtgtgtgtgtgtgtgtgtgtttaaaggatGGCTGCATGGACTTCATGGAGTACGTTGCCGCTCTTAGCCTGGTGTTGAAGGGAGAGGTCCAGCAGAAGCTCCGTTGGTACTTCAAACTGTATGACGTCGACGGCAGCGGGTGCATTAACCGCGATGAGCTGCTGCTTATCATTACGGTAAGCATGAGCTTTACCGCCATCATAGAGGGAGAGCCCCCTGAGAGCGTGGATGCTTATGACAAACGGGATGCCCTATGTTTGTTTAGGGCATCCCGTGTCATAATCCGACCTAACTCATATA
Coding sequences:
- the LOC132471215 gene encoding uncharacterized protein LOC132471215 isoform X2 codes for the protein MKKGTLHFLGRKKQSLFDTNNPVKIQTMENGLSQNMDLMSDSSAIPDTGTAKVRPRPTVKHHTSSSESVYGVAVPTPTVPIFSTFNGLKEGDRLSIGSATSLNDPIEGNIFVPPPPSVAPPPPPTQFILPPPDFMGELDSPNRAMIQRPSMPPPKPPSEPPALQDLTLLRPPPMTLPKPPSEPPALQDLTLLRPPPMTLPKPPSEPPALQDLTLLRPPPMTPPKPPSEPPALQDLTLLRPPPMTPPKPPSTYSSASTPISTPPPGVVPELPDCPRFAPPKPPSEKPKKPGKAPPPKPTRLSSIAGADAFVEPYPPAASHQMNTPSSFNPQNNAKLYNAPKTSIVSGQGDFDPRPKPILLLQPSSPDAVQVDGKASPTPPSTPSRGAGPAETQLDREPKMNPQANITAKTAQSQPKPEAKPVISSLQEKDLAPSLPPVSTKSSKELSTQDLFKVSHKGNYSPLIDRKLRNLKGPETSGSSTSPFALLQAAKEREKHRSPKTSFKHRHSSPNSFVVTPRSNSISTTTHENGLEEDSRSTYSAAGPMSTAQTQPLHLAPPSARSPAAPSTPAFGGSSTAGTSPSLGRLASEKQEVKQASPSLDYRKSEANPPETPMTLLPPPPEFSNFNFNDIMDLPPDFPPPDPPKKKAPVSIIKPVYAAPAPPPKPASPAPSQAPTPAPPPKPKSAAPALSPPPPPAPAPVPDVKPLVYQTLPRLPVQKPLPDVSESQATLLSILQKKMKEMDSKISPKREMESSNDEWGSPMSDEDTMIPFTPRTTPQNNKNYMLPTKNASLDMRELETKVAKKQQDNASASSETKSKQHGMTITVRPGTKQPITVVSKGEPAQAL
- the LOC132471215 gene encoding uncharacterized protein LOC132471215 isoform X1 → MKKGTLHFLGRKKQSLFDTNNPVKIQTMENGLSQNMDLMSDSSAIPDTGTAKVRPRPTVKHHTSSSESVYGVAVPTPTVPIFSTFNGLKEGDRLSIGSATSLNDPIEGNIFVPPPPSVAPPPPPTQFILPPPDFMGELDSPNRAMIQRPSMPPPKPPSEPPALQDLTLLRPPPMTLPKPPSEPPALQDLTLLRPPPMTLPKPPSEPPALQDLTLLRPPPMTPPKPPSEPPALQDLTLLRPPPMTPPKPPSTYSSASTPISTPPPGVVPELPDCPRFAPPKPPSEKPKKPGKAPPPKPTRLSSIAGADAFVEPYPPAASHQMNTPSSFNPQNNAKLYNAPKTSIVSGQGDFDPRPKPILLLQPSSPDAVQVDGKASPTPPSTPSRGAGPAETQLDREPKMNPQANITAKTAQSQPKPEAKPVISSLQEKDLAPSLPPVSTKSSKELSTQDLFKVSHKGNYSPLIDRKLRNLKGPETSGSSTSPFALLQAAKEREKHRSPKTSFKHRHSSPNSFVVTPRSNSISTTTHENGLEEDSRSTYSAAGPMSTAQTQPLHLAPPSARSPAAPSTPAFGGSSTAGTSPSLGRLASEKQEVKQASPSLDYRKSEANPPETPMTLLPPPPEFSNFNFNDIMDLPPDFPPPDPPKKKAPVSIIKPVYAAPAPPPKPASPAPSQAPTPAPPPKPKSAAPALSPPPPPAPAPVPDVKPLVYQTLPRLPVQKPLPDVSESQATLLSILQKKMKEMDSKISPKREMESSNDEWGSPMSDEDTMIPFTPRTTPQNNKNYMLPTKNASLDMRELETKVAKKQQDNASASSSETKSKQHGMTITVRPGTKQPITVVSKGEPAQAL
- the LOC132471215 gene encoding uncharacterized protein LOC132471215 isoform X3, which produces MGELDSPNRAMIQRPSMPPPKPPSEPPALQDLTLLRPPPMTLPKPPSEPPALQDLTLLRPPPMTLPKPPSEPPALQDLTLLRPPPMTPPKPPSEPPALQDLTLLRPPPMTPPKPPSTYSSASTPISTPPPGVVPELPDCPRFAPPKPPSEKPKKPGKAPPPKPTRLSSIAGADAFVEPYPPAASHQMNTPSSFNPQNNAKLYNAPKTSIVSGQGDFDPRPKPILLLQPSSPDAVQVDGKASPTPPSTPSRGAGPAETQLDREPKMNPQANITAKTAQSQPKPEAKPVISSLQEKDLAPSLPPVSTKSSKELSTQDLFKVSHKGNYSPLIDRKLRNLKGPETSGSSTSPFALLQAAKEREKHRSPKTSFKHRHSSPNSFVVTPRSNSISTTTHENGLEEDSRSTYSAAGPMSTAQTQPLHLAPPSARSPAAPSTPAFGGSSTAGTSPSLGRLASEKQEVKQASPSLDYRKSEANPPETPMTLLPPPPEFSNFNFNDIMDLPPDFPPPDPPKKKAPVSIIKPVYAAPAPPPKPASPAPSQAPTPAPPPKPKSAAPALSPPPPPAPAPVPDVKPLVYQTLPRLPVQKPLPDVSESQATLLSILQKKMKEMDSKISPKREMESSNDEWGSPMSDEDTMIPFTPRTTPQNNKNYMLPTKNASLDMRELETKVAKKQQDNASASSSETKSKQHGMTITVRPGTKQPITVVSKGEPAQAL
- the LOC132471215 gene encoding uncharacterized protein LOC132471215 isoform X4 yields the protein MKKGTLHFLGRKKQSLFDTNNPVKIQTMENGLSQNMDLMSDSSAIPDTGTAKVRPRPTVKHHTSSSESVYGVAVPTPTVPIFSTFNGLKGEG
- the si:ch211-103a14.5 gene encoding guanylyl cyclase-activating protein 1 isoform X1, whose translation is MLAVPSRLRCLLFTSILFGIVLDGTHSGHLYILCSGFLFLEDWRVNMGNTEGATLEDITACESYQWYRKFMTECPSGLLTYYEFKKFFGLKNLSESSDAYARSMFSAFDMNNDGCMDFMEYVAALSLVLKGEVQQKLRWYFKLYDVDGSGCINRDELLLIITSIRAINGTPNEVSAEDFADMVFDKIDTNGDGELSYDEFMGGIQNDEMLLRTLTHSLDLSHIVQRIQGDVP